The following are from one region of the Calditrichota bacterium genome:
- a CDS encoding tetratricopeptide repeat protein: MISKKNGSAASGVQKSHVQKLTLIITFLVPILFWANLSFSRAPDKARLEKQYEAHVWKMIDEKTSDFYYDMVYKEQFLTIMMDNLVDELKVRKKEKQPISQIFDALVTHDTSGDSDSLIQAYSQEIRRVLGLMDELKGLEKKADQENDRSVRARAEAIKNDLKQAIEGNTRKSFSKTDPLSKSLISEYQKEIDQILAIFKELEHYEALARAENNQVALSEIAREKSRLEQVLSSQVSQSDNTLEAQYFKEMENVISVLYQLDHFRSQVNPDEEDLLFKIDALKEEVLTNVDRKLLRVLGYTDFALLPSESKFDEFLEEWKATQIFNYKIKLTRVRLLRQRLIQDSNLEQLNRMFRRDLADAIMSYNREEYPLAELEFRELLAEYPFQDMEDIHYRLAEIYMAQGKYEKAKRTFDYVIQHFPNSKYVNESYFKILLITEALHQNDQYFKAFKKLQARYKNTPKDAVFEKAYYLTGYVYFKKENYDLAIATLRAIPENSEYALSSEFLLASAYAGEQRYRSAAKIFRKLVAETKKRSSDPRANLIKNNSLLKLGMIYYENNEPKLALDYFSRVSEGDGAYQDALIGKAWAEFREGQIKYTVEDLDRLFWNFMSSNTVYEAKTLSAHCYKMMGDPARAARDLRYVENAKKALAILTGKNKERETLARRLQELDQIQEDALKRGDRLRFQEVVYLKQKIRRIMENTYPSGKPGLYMMDEFEMERQRLEDLVGDLETYQKIVQKLGYRDLTKNIGKTKNRLLAILGNYSPHKWAGETDFLSNYPFLQRQSMLRYKNKVLSEMLAEIQSELNQVQGDQKEVEKLVAEARKKGDIKSLVRLDFNGENLDNISDRLEEYVVYLNGELDDSPEEDIQYYADFSGFGVSDIDFVRLQNIDEKIKNYYDYISLINNALNIQQLALKDRIYTMSDSLRHVQQRLEEKRKEDYRKAITAYFNQGYFVSKSQEHAVQQESPRQTQDQGIQELLDKKYPTAKTPVESKVLINKKKK; this comes from the coding sequence ATGATTTCGAAGAAGAATGGTTCGGCAGCGTCTGGAGTCCAGAAATCTCACGTTCAAAAACTTACCCTCATAATCACATTTCTTGTTCCGATTCTTTTTTGGGCCAACCTCAGCTTCTCACGTGCTCCCGATAAAGCTCGCCTGGAAAAACAATATGAAGCCCACGTCTGGAAAATGATCGACGAAAAAACCAGCGATTTTTATTACGACATGGTTTATAAAGAGCAGTTCTTAACCATTATGATGGATAATCTGGTTGACGAGCTAAAGGTACGGAAAAAGGAAAAGCAGCCTATTTCTCAGATTTTTGACGCTCTTGTGACCCATGACACATCCGGGGATTCAGACTCTTTGATTCAAGCGTATTCTCAGGAGATTCGCCGCGTTCTGGGGCTGATGGATGAACTAAAAGGACTGGAGAAAAAGGCGGATCAGGAAAATGACCGCTCCGTTCGCGCCCGTGCCGAGGCCATCAAGAATGATCTGAAGCAGGCCATTGAAGGAAATACCCGAAAATCATTCTCAAAAACGGATCCATTATCCAAATCCCTTATTTCCGAATACCAAAAAGAAATAGACCAAATACTCGCCATTTTTAAGGAATTGGAACATTATGAGGCCCTTGCGCGAGCGGAAAACAATCAAGTTGCCCTTTCTGAAATTGCCCGGGAAAAATCTCGTTTAGAGCAGGTCCTCAGCAGCCAGGTGTCCCAATCGGATAACACGCTGGAAGCCCAGTATTTTAAGGAAATGGAAAATGTGATCAGTGTTTTGTACCAATTGGATCATTTCCGGTCCCAGGTAAACCCGGACGAGGAAGACCTGTTGTTTAAAATCGATGCCCTGAAGGAAGAGGTACTGACAAATGTCGATCGCAAGCTGCTTCGGGTACTCGGATATACGGATTTTGCGCTTCTTCCCAGCGAATCCAAATTTGATGAATTTCTGGAAGAATGGAAGGCCACGCAAATCTTTAATTATAAAATCAAACTGACGCGCGTGCGATTATTGCGCCAACGGCTAATTCAAGATTCCAATCTGGAACAGCTAAACCGCATGTTTCGCCGGGATTTAGCCGATGCCATTATGAGCTACAACCGGGAAGAATATCCCCTGGCCGAATTGGAATTCAGGGAACTTCTTGCGGAATATCCCTTCCAGGATATGGAAGATATCCATTACCGTCTTGCGGAAATTTATATGGCCCAGGGAAAGTATGAAAAAGCCAAGCGAACCTTTGATTATGTTATTCAGCACTTTCCGAATTCAAAATATGTAAACGAGTCGTATTTCAAAATTCTGTTGATCACAGAGGCTCTTCACCAGAACGATCAATATTTTAAAGCCTTCAAAAAATTGCAAGCCCGCTATAAAAACACTCCAAAAGATGCGGTTTTTGAAAAAGCCTACTATTTGACAGGCTATGTTTACTTTAAGAAGGAAAATTACGATTTGGCCATTGCCACACTTCGGGCAATTCCCGAAAACTCCGAGTATGCCCTTTCGTCGGAATTTTTGTTGGCCAGCGCATACGCCGGAGAACAGCGCTACCGCTCGGCAGCAAAAATCTTTCGCAAATTGGTGGCCGAAACAAAAAAGAGGTCATCGGATCCACGGGCGAACCTTATCAAAAATAATTCTCTCTTAAAGCTCGGAATGATCTATTATGAAAATAATGAACCCAAACTGGCCTTGGACTATTTTAGTCGGGTCTCTGAAGGTGACGGGGCCTATCAGGATGCACTGATTGGAAAAGCATGGGCAGAATTTCGTGAAGGGCAAATTAAATATACCGTAGAGGATCTGGACCGATTATTCTGGAATTTCATGAGCTCGAATACTGTTTACGAAGCCAAAACGCTTTCTGCCCATTGCTATAAAATGATGGGAGACCCCGCCCGCGCCGCCCGGGATTTGCGTTATGTGGAAAATGCCAAAAAGGCGCTGGCCATTCTGACGGGAAAAAACAAGGAACGAGAAACGCTGGCCAGACGTCTTCAGGAATTGGACCAGATTCAGGAAGATGCCCTGAAACGGGGCGACCGGCTTCGGTTTCAGGAAGTTGTGTACCTGAAACAAAAAATCAGAAGGATAATGGAAAACACCTATCCCTCCGGTAAACCGGGCCTCTACATGATGGATGAATTTGAAATGGAGCGGCAGCGTCTGGAGGACCTGGTGGGCGACCTGGAAACCTACCAGAAGATTGTTCAGAAATTGGGATACCGGGATTTAACCAAAAACATCGGCAAAACAAAGAATCGTTTACTTGCGATTTTGGGAAACTATTCCCCGCATAAATGGGCGGGGGAAACGGATTTTCTGTCCAATTATCCGTTTCTTCAGAGGCAGAGCATGCTTCGCTATAAGAACAAGGTGCTTTCTGAAATGTTGGCCGAAATTCAATCGGAATTAAACCAGGTTCAGGGCGATCAAAAAGAGGTCGAGAAATTGGTCGCTGAAGCCCGGAAAAAAGGAGATATAAAATCTCTTGTTCGGCTCGATTTTAACGGAGAAAATCTGGATAATATTTCTGACCGCCTGGAGGAATATGTTGTGTATTTAAATGGTGAACTGGATGATTCGCCGGAAGAAGATATTCAATATTATGCCGACTTTAGTGGTTTTGGTGTCAGCGACATCGACTTTGTTCGGCTCCAAAATATCGATGAAAAGATAAAAAACTATTACGATTACATCAGCCTGATCAACAACGCTCTGAATATTCAGCAATTGGCTTTGAAAGACCGCATTTACACCATGAGCGATAGTCTTCGTCACGTGCAGCAGCGTCTGGAAGAAAAACGGAAGGAAGACTATCGAAAAGCCATAACTGCCTATTTTAATCAAGGATACTTTGTTTCCAAGAGTCAGGAACACGCGGTCCAGCAAGAATCCCCGCGACAAACACAGGATCAGGGCATACAAGAGCTGCTGGATAAAAAATATCCCACGGCGAAAACTCCGGTGGAAAGCAAAGTCTTGATTAATAAAAAGAAAAAATAA